TGCTCCATCTTTACAAATTCCGGCGTGAATTTCCGACCCCACGGCGGCGCCTGCCGTTTTTCAACCGATGCGATCGTCAATATTGGACAGGGCGGGGGCCTTATGCCTCTTCTTTTGGAAAGTGAACTTCATGAGCGCGAGGAGATTTCATGACAAGGCTGCGTTGGTTTTTGGTCTTTTGTTTCTTTCTGACAGGAGGACGTTCCATGGCGGATGCCCATGAGGATGCGGTGGCTTCAGTTCTGAATCAATTTCACAAAGCGGCCGCGGACCATGATTTTCAGAAATACTTTGGCCTGATGACCGCGGATGCCGTCTTCATCGGCACCGATGCGACCGAGCGCTGGGATGTGAAAGCCTTCAAGGACTATGTGAAACCGCATTTTGATAAGGGCCGGGGCTGGAGCTATACACCCAGAACGCGGCATATCAGTTTTTCCAGGGATAAAAGCGTGGCCTGGTTCGATGAGATTCTGGAGAATGCCAAATACGGAACCTGTCGCGGCACGGGCGTTTTGGTGAAGGATGGCAAAGACTGGAAAATAAGCCAGTATCATCTCACGATTCCAGTTCCGAATGAACTCGCCGATACTCTTGTCAAACTGATCCAGACCCCCAAAGCGAAGTGAAGGCATTTCGTGACGAGCCCGAGGGTGGTAACCTGAATGTGGGGTGGACACGGAGGATCTCGTCATGCCGATCTATGATTATAAATGCCAGCATTGTGCGCAAGAGTTTACGGTTCAGGCCAGCATGAAAGACCCGGAGCCGACTGCGGGCCCATCCTGCGATGGACCCTGCCAGATTCAAAAATGTTTGAGCCGGGTGTTTGGTCAGGTGGCGGGAGCGCATCCCGCTCCCGTGGAAAGACCGAAGAGTCAGCCGCAGGAAAAGCCATCGCACGTCTGTTCGAAATACTGCGATCTGCATAAATAAAGCTTCAGGCGCCCGCGACCTTTTCCGCCATGAAGCGCTTGTGCGTGCTTTGAAGACCCAGCACGGCAACGATCCAGCCCAGCAGCATCAAACCCGCCGAAACAAAAAGCGAGCGCCCGCCGCCCATCGACTGGTAAAGGACACCGAAAGTCGCAGGGCCGACGATGCGGGCCAAAGCTCCCAAAGTCTGGGACGTTCCGAGCGCAAATCCCTGCATGTGATTCGGCGCAAGACGGCTGGTGAGGGACGAGATCGACGGGTTGGATAAACCCGATCCGGCCGCGAGCGTGAAGAGAAAGAGATAAAGAAGCGGGAGGCTCGGAGCCACGAGAGGCAGGGCGATCATGGTGATGCCGAGCAGAAGCTGTCCGAGGTTCAGGGTTCGCACTTCACCCATTCTTTGAATCAGAGGTCGGGTCAGTCCGCCGTTTACGAGGACGAGCATAAAGCCGATGTACATGAAAGCATAGTACTGCTGCCTTTGCTCGGTGATCATGAAGGCATCATTCAGCATCAGCGACAAAACCGATTCCACACCGATAAAGCCGAACACCTGCAGAAACCCGAGCAGGAGAACGATGCGAAAGCCTTTGTCCTGCACAAGATGACGAAAATCCTGCCACCACACGCCGGTGATCTGCTCATCTTTTTTGCTCTCGCTGGCCTGCTTCACATGCGTGATCAGATCGCGCATCTCGGGTCCGGCGAGTCCATGATGCGTTTCCGGCAGACGCCGCGCGACGACGATCAGGTTGAAGAGATTCAGAACGGCCGCGGCGATACCGATGCCCAAAAGCGATTCATTGGGGAAGAGAAGACTGATCAAAGCCCCAATCGCCGGCCCCAAGGAAAAACCGAGACCGAAGGCGATGCCGATCAGAGCCATGCTTTTGCCGCGTTCCTGCGGAGTGGTGACATCCGAGATACAGGCCTGGGCCACGGAAATGTTACCCGAGGCCATGCCGGCGATGAAACGCACGGCGAGGAGTATGGGGTAGCTTTGAGCGAGGCCGGTCAGAACCTGAGCAACCGTCGAGACGGCAACCGTTCCCAATAAAAGTTTTTTACGTCCCATGGAATCCGAGAGCCGCCCGAGTATGGCCACAGCCAGGAGCGTACCGAGGGAATAAAGACTGGCAACAGCGACCGCTTCGCTATCCGATGCTCCAAAGCGGCGAGCGACCAAAGGTATGACAGGTATGAACATACCGAAACCAACGAGGTCCAGGAATATCGTGAGGAACACCGAGCCCAGCACGTTCTTCCGGATTTTTTCCTTGGTTATTCCAGCCGCGTTCATCATTCCCTCCGTCCAAGTTTCGCATGACGCTGTATTTTATCACAGCTCTAGCAAAGTTCGCTGAGGGATAAAAGCTGAATCATTTGACGCAGAAACCCCAGAGGGTGACCTCTGGGGTTGGCAGGAATAAGGAGCTGACGCCAGTATCAGGGCGAAAGGATCACGATCGTTTTCACCGTACCGGTCAACCCTGTTTTGATGGTCCGCGTGTAAGGTGCGGCTTCCAGCATGGTACCAAAACTGTAGGCGTTGGTGCCGAAATCAAGACCATCGTAATAGAGTTTGCCAGTTTCTCCCGAGGCCGAGAGGTTATAGGCTTCGAAGTTCTCTGCGACGGTGACCGCGGCGCTGTTCTCGTACTTCTTCAGATAGTATTTACCTGTGGTCGTGTTGTAGGACGAGAAGTAAGGCTGATCACCCACAAGCCAGAGGTTGATCGCCTGCTCATCGGTGCCCGAAAGCAACGAGAGGGTTTTGGTGGTGCTGTTCACCTTGGCGAGA
This is a stretch of genomic DNA from Oligoflexus sp.. It encodes these proteins:
- a CDS encoding nuclear transport factor 2 family protein yields the protein MTRLRWFLVFCFFLTGGRSMADAHEDAVASVLNQFHKAAADHDFQKYFGLMTADAVFIGTDATERWDVKAFKDYVKPHFDKGRGWSYTPRTRHISFSRDKSVAWFDEILENAKYGTCRGTGVLVKDGKDWKISQYHLTIPVPNELADTLVKLIQTPKAK
- a CDS encoding FmdB family zinc ribbon protein, with amino-acid sequence MPIYDYKCQHCAQEFTVQASMKDPEPTAGPSCDGPCQIQKCLSRVFGQVAGAHPAPVERPKSQPQEKPSHVCSKYCDLHK
- a CDS encoding MFS transporter, whose amino-acid sequence is MMNAAGITKEKIRKNVLGSVFLTIFLDLVGFGMFIPVIPLVARRFGASDSEAVAVASLYSLGTLLAVAILGRLSDSMGRKKLLLGTVAVSTVAQVLTGLAQSYPILLAVRFIAGMASGNISVAQACISDVTTPQERGKSMALIGIAFGLGFSLGPAIGALISLLFPNESLLGIGIAAAVLNLFNLIVVARRLPETHHGLAGPEMRDLITHVKQASESKKDEQITGVWWQDFRHLVQDKGFRIVLLLGFLQVFGFIGVESVLSLMLNDAFMITEQRQQYYAFMYIGFMLVLVNGGLTRPLIQRMGEVRTLNLGQLLLGITMIALPLVAPSLPLLYLFLFTLAAGSGLSNPSISSLTSRLAPNHMQGFALGTSQTLGALARIVGPATFGVLYQSMGGGRSLFVSAGLMLLGWIVAVLGLQSTHKRFMAEKVAGA